The following proteins come from a genomic window of Panicum hallii strain FIL2 chromosome 8, PHallii_v3.1, whole genome shotgun sequence:
- the LOC112872443 gene encoding germin-like protein 8-3, with protein MKLLHCNGLLSSSMLLLLAAIFALASWEQAMAFDPSPLQDFCVADMNSPVRVNGFPCKDPMSVTPDDFFNAARLDQPRNTMNRFGSIVTNINVTQFPGLNTLGISLARIDYGPLGVNTPHIHPRATELLTVLEGTLYLGFVTSNPNRLFSKVVKKGDVFVFPKAMIHFQMNLDHHKPAAALSSLSSQNPGVITIASAVFGSQPPISDDVLAKAFQVEKNLIDWLQSQFWENTNY; from the exons ATGAAACTTTTGCATTGCAACggcctcctctcctcctccatgCTGCTTCTCCTCGCGGCCATCTTTGCGCTGGCCTCGTGGGAGCAGGCCATGGCGTTTGATCCTAGCCCTCTCCAAGACTTCTGTGTCGCTGACATGAACTCGCCTG TGCGAGTGAATGGATTCCCTTGCAAGGACCCGATGTCCGTCACCCCGGACGACTTCTTCAACGCAGCCAGGCTCGACCAGCCCAGGAACACCATGAACAGGTTCGGGTCCATCGTCACCAACATCAACGTCACGCAGTTCCCCGGCCTCAACACCCTCGGCATCTCGCTCGCGCGCATCGACTACGGGCCCCTGGGCGTGAACACGCCGCACATCCACCCCCGCGCCACCGAGCTCCTCACCGTGCTCGAGGGGACGCTCTACCTCGGCTTCGTCACCTCCAACCCCAATAGGCTCTTCTCCAAGGTGGTCAAGAAGGGGGACGTGTTCGTCTTCCCCAAGGCCATGATCCACTTCCAGATGAACCTGGACCACCACAAGCCCGCGGCCGCGTTGTCGTCGCTCAGCAGCCAGAACCCCGGGGTGATCACCATCGCCAGCGCGGTGTTTGGATCGCAGCCGCCCATCTCGGACGATGTCTTGGCCAAGGCGTTCCAGGTGGAGAAGAACCTCATAGATTGGCTCCAGTCTCAGTTCTGGGAGAACACCAACTACTAA
- the LOC112902918 gene encoding momilactone A synthase-like, with translation MASSSQEVPAGARKLEGKVAVITGGANGIGACTARLFVKHGARVVVADIQDELGASLCAELGPENSSYVHCDVTDEADVAGAVDHAVARFGGLDVMFNNAGVSGAPCFAIRNAAKADLERVLAVNVVGPFLGTKHAARVMVPARRRGCVISTSSIASAVAGAAPHAYTASKRALVGLTESAAAELGRHGIRVNCVAPAGVATPMATAGMGSVDERAVEAVLEAAANLKGVGLKVDDIAAAALFLASDDARYVSGQNLLVDGGFSVVNPSLGFFRD, from the exons ATGGCAAGCAGCTCCCAAGAAGTTCCTGCCGGTGCAAGGAA GCTGGAGGGCAAGGTggcggtgatcaccggcggcgcgAACGGCATCGGCGCGTGCACGGCGCGGCTGTTCGTGAAGCACGGCGCCCGCGTCGTGGTCGCCGACATCCAGGACGAGCTCGGCGCGAGCCTCTGCGCCGAGCTCGGCCCGGAGAACTCCAGCTACGTGCACTGCGACGTGACGGACGAGGCCGACGTCGCCGGCGCCGTGGACCACGCCGTGGCCAGGTTCGGGGGACTGGACGTCATGTTCAACAACGCCGGCGTCAGCGGCGCTCCGTGCTTCGCCATCCGGAACGCCGCCAAGGCGGACCTGGAGCGCGTGCTGGCGGTGAACGTGGTGGGCCCGTTCCTGGGCACGAAGCACGCGGCGCGGGTGATggtgcccgcccgccgccgtggCTGCGTTATCTCGACGTCGAGCATCGCGtcggcggtggccggcgcggcgccgCACGCGTACACGGCGTCGAAGCGCGCCCTGGTGGGGCTCACGgagagcgcggcggcggagctggggcGGCACGGGATCCGCGTCAACTGCGTGGCCCCCGCGGGGGTGGCCACGCCGATGGCGACCGCGGGGATGGGCAGCGTGGACGAGCGGGCGGTCGAGGCGGTCTTGGAGGCCGCGGCGAACCTCAAGGGCGTGGGCCTCAAGGTGGACGAcatcgccgccgcggcgcttTTCCTCGCCAGCGACGACGCCCGCTACGTGAGCGGGCAGAACCTGCTCGTCGACGGCGGCTTCTCCGTCGTCAACCCGTCCCTTGGTTTCTTCAGGGACTGA